The proteins below are encoded in one region of Amycolatopsis magusensis:
- a CDS encoding LVIVD repeat-containing protein → MTRIFRTRRLSRVFVAAAGAAGLVLTGVAGVPAVAQTGIPPVDQIVHSPNIRQIANIPKQAPFNTTAALGTDIAFTQDHAIVGNYDGFVIYDVKQPSKPKIVSQVLCPGAQNDVSVVGDLLFLSTDSSRSDDSCTSTALPASNAQAWEGIKIFDISDLANPRYVSAVETDCGSHTHTLLPDEKTDSTLLYISSYAPAANLPDCQPPHDKVSIVQVPNKAPQDAKLIAEPVLFPDGGNVGGDNPDGTRRSATTGCHDLTAYPEKDLMAGACMGDGVLIDIKDRFNPRVIERVQDNVNFAFWHSATFNNEGTKVIFTDELGGGGVATCNAKIGPNRGADGIYDITGAGDDRKLEFRSYYKISRYQADTENCVAHNGSLIPVKGRDIMVQAWYQGGISVWDFTDSANPKEIAWWERGPVSATENITGGSWSAYYYNGYIYSSDIQKGLDVLDVRDRATAPAKSVKYDVFNAQTQPRYGR, encoded by the coding sequence GTGACGAGGATTTTCCGGACCCGGCGCCTGTCCCGTGTGTTCGTGGCGGCCGCCGGCGCGGCCGGGCTCGTGCTCACCGGCGTGGCCGGAGTTCCCGCGGTGGCCCAGACCGGCATCCCGCCGGTGGACCAGATCGTGCACAGCCCGAACATCCGCCAGATCGCCAACATCCCGAAGCAGGCGCCGTTCAACACCACGGCCGCCCTCGGCACCGACATTGCCTTCACCCAGGACCACGCGATCGTCGGCAACTACGACGGTTTCGTCATCTACGACGTCAAGCAGCCGTCGAAGCCGAAGATCGTCAGCCAGGTGCTCTGCCCCGGCGCGCAGAACGACGTCTCGGTGGTCGGCGACCTGCTCTTCCTGTCGACCGACTCCTCGCGCAGCGACGACTCCTGCACGAGCACCGCGCTGCCCGCCTCGAACGCGCAGGCGTGGGAGGGCATCAAGATCTTCGACATCTCGGACCTGGCGAACCCGCGCTACGTCTCCGCGGTCGAGACCGACTGCGGCTCGCACACCCACACGCTGCTGCCGGACGAGAAGACCGACTCCACGCTGCTCTACATCTCGTCCTACGCCCCGGCCGCGAACCTGCCGGACTGCCAGCCCCCGCACGACAAGGTGTCCATCGTCCAGGTGCCGAACAAGGCCCCGCAGGACGCGAAGCTGATCGCCGAGCCGGTGCTGTTCCCGGACGGCGGCAACGTCGGCGGCGACAACCCGGACGGCACGCGCCGCTCGGCCACCACGGGCTGCCACGACCTCACCGCGTACCCGGAGAAGGACCTGATGGCGGGTGCCTGCATGGGTGACGGGGTGCTGATCGACATCAAGGACCGGTTCAACCCGCGGGTGATCGAGCGCGTGCAGGACAACGTGAACTTCGCGTTCTGGCACTCGGCCACCTTCAACAACGAGGGCACCAAGGTCATCTTCACCGACGAGCTCGGTGGCGGCGGCGTGGCCACCTGCAACGCGAAGATCGGCCCGAACCGCGGCGCCGACGGCATCTACGACATCACCGGTGCCGGCGACGACCGCAAGCTCGAGTTCCGCAGCTACTACAAGATCTCGCGCTACCAGGCGGACACGGAGAACTGCGTGGCGCACAACGGTTCGCTGATCCCGGTCAAGGGCCGCGACATCATGGTGCAGGCCTGGTACCAGGGCGGCATCTCGGTGTGGGACTTCACCGACTCGGCGAACCCGAAGGAGATCGCCTGGTGGGAGCGGGGCCCGGTGTCGGCCACCGAGAACATCACCGGCGGCTCGTGGTCGGCGTACTACTACAACGGCTACATCTACTCGTCGGACATCCAGAAGGGCCTCGACGTGCTCGATGTGCGTGACCGCGCCACCGCGCCCGCGAAGTCCGTGAAGTACGACGTGTTCAACGCCCAGACGCAGCCGCGCTACGGCCGCTGA
- a CDS encoding DUF305 domain-containing protein, translated as MTRTVTAAVLAGLACAVLAGCSNEPVPEPQPSAGVLIPGKPGESATAVPPGEAARHQQNVTLSEADVTYVTNMIPHHRQALVMTALVAERASDERVRGVAGRIDAAQGGEIAMMSGWLTEHGKPVPPEDTGGHAGHGSHGGHDHATMPGMATPEQLEALRAAKGTDFDRLFLELMIRHHEGALTMAEQQLASGVNDRAQEMAQEVITGQTAEIERMRAIQLP; from the coding sequence ATGACACGAACAGTGACCGCCGCGGTCCTCGCGGGGCTCGCCTGCGCGGTGCTGGCGGGGTGCTCGAACGAGCCGGTCCCGGAGCCGCAACCCTCGGCGGGCGTGCTGATTCCCGGCAAACCGGGTGAGAGCGCCACCGCGGTACCCCCAGGTGAGGCCGCTCGGCATCAGCAGAACGTGACCCTCTCCGAAGCTGACGTGACCTATGTCACCAACATGATCCCCCATCACCGTCAGGCACTGGTGATGACCGCGCTGGTCGCCGAACGGGCGAGTGACGAACGGGTGCGCGGGGTGGCCGGCCGGATCGACGCGGCGCAGGGCGGCGAGATCGCGATGATGTCCGGGTGGCTGACCGAACACGGCAAGCCGGTCCCGCCGGAGGACACCGGCGGTCACGCGGGGCACGGTTCGCACGGCGGGCACGACCACGCCACGATGCCCGGCATGGCCACGCCCGAGCAGCTGGAGGCGTTGCGCGCGGCGAAGGGCACCGACTTCGACCGGCTGTTCCTGGAACTGATGATCCGTCACCACGAGGGCGCCCTGACCATGGCCGAGCAGCAGCTCGCGAGCGGCGTCAACGACCGCGCGCAGGAGATGGCGCAGGAGGTCATCACCGGGCAGACCGCCGAGATCGAGCGGATGCGCGCGATTCAGCTGCCGTAG
- a CDS encoding single-stranded DNA-binding protein, with amino-acid sequence MALGETPLTIVGTVLSEVSTRSVGENGHHVASFWLRSHERRRDKETMEWVDGRQLTVRVTCWRRLAESVGGSLVKGDPVIVSGRLYTREFVADGQSKSIAELEAHAIGPNLTRCTALVRRKGRPEQPEPLWEDNGEGEVSRALSPGEGMSAA; translated from the coding sequence ATGGCTCTTGGGGAAACCCCGCTGACGATCGTGGGCACGGTGCTGAGCGAGGTGAGCACGCGATCGGTCGGCGAGAACGGCCACCACGTGGCGAGTTTCTGGTTGCGCAGCCACGAGCGCAGACGGGACAAGGAGACCATGGAGTGGGTCGACGGCAGACAGCTGACGGTGCGGGTCACCTGCTGGCGCCGGCTCGCCGAAAGCGTGGGCGGCAGTCTCGTCAAGGGAGATCCGGTGATCGTCTCCGGCAGGCTGTACACCCGGGAGTTCGTCGCTGACGGGCAGTCGAAGTCGATCGCCGAACTCGAGGCCCACGCGATCGGGCCGAATCTGACCCGCTGTACCGCGCTGGTCCGCCGCAAGGGCAGGCCGGAGCAGCCGGAGCCGTTGTGGGAGGACAACGGAGAAGGCGAGGTGAGCAGGGCACTCTCCCCCGGAGAGGGGATGAGTGCGGCTTGA
- a CDS encoding NAD-glutamate dehydrogenase yields MSVGGASSPSGAGTSTTLDRSERASQRRSASPEQIRDELVDAAAALAPDIEDLLRLYFRHTPAEEIVDDEAADLVGAVRTHLQLAQQRVPGRPVVRLLNPTTAEDGWTREATVVQLVTDDMPYLVDSVAAELARTGVQVQRIVHPIVVVNREITGELREVHANADVAQPPEGAAAESWMYLEIDCITDPQRARELDNRLTSVLGDVREVVEDAEKMAEAALSLAAGLENEPPSLPDAEVREGAALLRWLADGHFTFLGYRQYELVEATTVEGEEPALRAVLASGLGVLRQDSLAARSLTAGPDSAAVALDPSLLVLTQASAPSTVHRPIYPYYVGVKTFDAKGGVTGEHRFLGMFTTTALHENVLDIPVVASRVREVIHRAGFPMESYSGQRMLEVLQNWPRADLFSADVDSLYATATGAITLADRRRLRVFVRRDPYGRFFSCLVFLPRDRYSTKSRVAMQEVLLDELEGTHLEFSTRVGETLLAQVHFTVHTEPGNRAEPDTLRIQERLNDAVRSWDDLMVEAILAERRGRDGDSGPIAEESATEQGQRYASVFPEAYKEDYTAEEALADLRRLESLTSPDDLAMSFYLPADAEPGERRFKLYLLGEGVTLSTVLPLLQRMGVEVVDERPYELHREDGSRSWIYDFGLRMDQRALDVVSEEQVDDVRVRFQDAFAAAWKGECEVDGFNALVLRAGLTWRQAAVLRAYSRYLRQAGSPYSQEYIENAVLAHTDIATALVGLFETRFDLGIEAEQREHEAAAKAAEIAKLIDDVTSLDEDRILRRLMAVIGATLRTNYHVTSADGVPRPYLALKLDPQGVPDLPQPRPKFEVFVYSPRVEGVHLRFGSVARGGLRWSDRREDFRTEILGLVKAQAVKNAVIVPVGAKGGFVVKRPPAPTGDAGIDRDAQLNEGIACYRMFISGLLDLTDNLNEGRTVPAPDVVRYDGDDSYLVVAADKGTAKFSDIANEVAISYGFWLGDAFASGGSVGYDHKAMGITAKGAWESVKRHFRELGVNTQAEEFTVVGIGDMAGDVFGNGMLLSEHIRLVAAFNHLHIFLDPNPAAAGSYAERRRLFDLPRSSWEDYDRSLISEGGGIYSRAAKTIPITPQVREVLGLPDDVQKLAPADLMRAILLAPVDLLWNGGIGTYVKAETESHADAGDKANDALRVNGQDLRVKVVGEGGNLGLTQLGRIEFARAGGKINTDALDNSAGVDCSDHEVNIKILLDHLVASGTLETGQRNQLLLEMTDEVGELVLADNYRQNAVLGVSRAHRAPMVSVHARLIAHLEAEGKLDRKLEALPSPAEFKALEKAGKGLTSPELATVLAHVKLDLKDQLLASELPDNEVFARRLPEYFPKPLRERFGDAIAEHPLHRQIITTLLVNEVVDGAGLSYAFRLAEEMNATATDAVRAYAVVTSVYDLPSLWREIDALDNVVPSELADEMMLETRRLLDRAARWFLTNRPQPLAVGAEINRFGETVAQLAGRVGGLLRGRELESVREDVQRLTSHGVPEQLARRVGVLLHTFGLLDVTEVAELAEQEVGIDVERSPDETAELYYALSEHLNVDKMLTSISALERGNRWHALARLALRDDLYASLRAITLDALRHSDSDDTADQKIEQWEQTNASRLARARVSLDEIQRSGRLDLATLSVAARQMRSTVR; encoded by the coding sequence ATCAGCGTGGGCGGGGCATCCTCCCCGTCCGGAGCGGGCACCAGCACCACGCTGGACCGCTCCGAGCGCGCGAGCCAGCGGCGCTCGGCCAGCCCCGAGCAGATCCGGGATGAGCTCGTCGACGCGGCCGCCGCACTGGCGCCGGACATCGAGGACCTGCTCCGGCTGTACTTCCGGCACACCCCGGCCGAGGAGATCGTCGACGACGAGGCGGCGGACCTGGTCGGCGCGGTGCGCACGCACCTGCAGCTCGCCCAGCAGCGGGTCCCGGGGCGCCCGGTGGTCCGCCTGCTCAACCCGACCACCGCCGAGGACGGCTGGACCCGGGAAGCGACCGTGGTCCAGCTGGTCACCGACGACATGCCCTACCTGGTCGACTCCGTGGCCGCCGAGCTGGCGCGCACCGGGGTGCAGGTCCAGCGCATCGTGCACCCCATCGTCGTGGTCAACCGGGAGATCACCGGCGAGCTGCGGGAGGTGCACGCGAACGCCGACGTGGCCCAGCCGCCCGAGGGCGCGGCCGCGGAATCCTGGATGTACCTGGAGATCGACTGCATCACCGACCCGCAGCGGGCCCGTGAGCTGGACAACCGGCTGACCTCGGTGCTCGGCGACGTGCGTGAGGTCGTCGAGGACGCCGAGAAGATGGCCGAGGCGGCGCTGTCGCTGGCGGCCGGGCTGGAGAACGAGCCGCCGTCGCTGCCCGACGCCGAGGTCCGCGAAGGTGCCGCGTTGCTGCGCTGGCTGGCCGACGGCCACTTCACCTTCCTCGGCTACCGGCAGTACGAGCTGGTCGAGGCGACCACAGTGGAGGGTGAGGAGCCCGCGTTGCGCGCGGTGCTCGCCTCCGGCCTCGGCGTGCTGCGCCAGGACAGCCTCGCCGCGCGGAGCCTGACCGCCGGGCCGGATTCGGCCGCCGTGGCGCTGGACCCGTCGCTGCTGGTGCTCACCCAGGCCAGCGCGCCCTCGACCGTGCACCGCCCGATCTACCCGTACTACGTCGGCGTCAAGACCTTCGACGCCAAGGGCGGCGTGACCGGCGAGCACCGGTTCCTCGGCATGTTCACCACCACCGCGCTGCACGAGAACGTGCTGGACATCCCGGTGGTCGCCTCCCGCGTGCGCGAGGTGATCCACCGCGCCGGGTTCCCGATGGAGTCCTACTCCGGGCAGCGCATGCTGGAGGTGCTGCAGAACTGGCCGCGCGCGGACCTGTTCTCCGCCGACGTCGATTCGCTGTACGCGACCGCGACCGGCGCGATCACCCTGGCCGACCGCCGTCGCCTGCGGGTGTTCGTGCGCCGCGACCCGTACGGCCGCTTCTTCTCGTGCCTGGTGTTCCTCCCGCGCGACCGCTACAGCACCAAGTCCCGTGTCGCGATGCAGGAGGTGCTGCTCGACGAACTCGAAGGCACACACCTCGAGTTCAGCACGCGCGTCGGGGAAACCCTGCTGGCCCAGGTGCACTTCACCGTCCACACCGAGCCCGGCAACCGGGCGGAGCCGGACACCCTGCGCATCCAGGAGCGGCTGAACGACGCCGTGCGCAGCTGGGACGACCTGATGGTCGAGGCGATCCTGGCCGAGCGCCGCGGCCGTGACGGGGACAGCGGCCCGATCGCCGAGGAGTCGGCGACCGAGCAGGGCCAGCGCTACGCCTCGGTGTTCCCCGAGGCGTACAAAGAGGACTACACGGCCGAAGAGGCGCTCGCCGACCTGCGCCGGCTGGAGTCGCTGACCAGCCCGGACGACCTGGCGATGTCGTTCTACCTGCCGGCCGACGCCGAGCCGGGGGAGCGTCGGTTCAAGCTGTACCTGCTGGGCGAGGGCGTGACCCTGTCGACCGTGTTGCCGCTTTTGCAGCGCATGGGCGTCGAGGTGGTCGACGAGCGGCCGTACGAGCTGCACCGCGAGGACGGCTCGCGCTCGTGGATCTACGACTTCGGCCTGCGCATGGACCAGCGCGCGCTCGACGTGGTGTCCGAGGAGCAGGTCGACGACGTGCGCGTCCGTTTCCAGGACGCCTTCGCCGCCGCGTGGAAGGGCGAATGCGAGGTCGACGGGTTCAACGCGCTGGTGCTGCGCGCCGGGCTGACCTGGCGCCAGGCCGCGGTGCTGCGGGCCTACTCGCGCTACCTGCGCCAGGCGGGCAGCCCGTACTCCCAGGAGTACATCGAGAACGCCGTGCTCGCGCACACCGACATTGCGACCGCGCTGGTCGGGTTGTTCGAAACCCGGTTCGACCTGGGCATCGAGGCCGAGCAGCGTGAGCACGAGGCCGCCGCGAAGGCCGCCGAGATCGCCAAGCTGATCGACGACGTGACCAGCCTGGACGAGGACCGCATCCTGCGCCGCCTGATGGCGGTCATCGGCGCGACCCTGCGCACGAACTACCACGTCACCTCGGCCGACGGCGTGCCGCGGCCGTACCTGGCGCTCAAGCTGGACCCGCAGGGCGTGCCCGACCTGCCCCAGCCGCGCCCGAAGTTCGAGGTCTTCGTCTACTCACCGCGCGTCGAGGGCGTGCACCTGCGTTTCGGCTCGGTCGCGCGTGGTGGGTTGCGCTGGTCGGACCGCCGCGAGGACTTCCGCACCGAGATCCTGGGGCTGGTCAAGGCGCAGGCGGTGAAGAACGCGGTGATCGTGCCCGTGGGCGCGAAGGGCGGGTTCGTGGTCAAGCGCCCGCCGGCGCCGACCGGTGACGCCGGGATCGACCGCGACGCCCAGCTCAACGAGGGCATCGCCTGCTACCGCATGTTCATCTCCGGCCTGCTGGACCTGACCGACAACCTCAACGAGGGCCGGACCGTGCCCGCGCCGGACGTGGTGCGCTACGACGGTGACGACAGCTACCTGGTGGTCGCCGCGGACAAGGGCACCGCGAAGTTCTCCGACATCGCCAACGAGGTGGCCATCAGCTACGGCTTCTGGCTCGGCGACGCCTTCGCCTCCGGTGGCTCGGTCGGCTACGACCACAAGGCCATGGGCATCACCGCGAAGGGTGCCTGGGAGAGCGTCAAGCGCCACTTCCGCGAGCTGGGCGTGAACACCCAGGCCGAGGAGTTCACCGTCGTCGGCATCGGCGACATGGCCGGGGACGTGTTCGGCAACGGCATGCTGCTCTCGGAGCACATCCGGCTGGTGGCCGCGTTCAACCACCTGCACATCTTCCTGGACCCGAACCCCGCCGCCGCCGGTTCCTACGCCGAGCGGCGCCGCCTGTTCGACCTGCCGCGGTCCTCGTGGGAGGACTACGACCGGTCGCTGATCAGCGAGGGCGGCGGGATCTACTCGCGGGCCGCGAAGACCATCCCGATCACCCCGCAGGTGCGTGAGGTGCTCGGCCTGCCGGACGACGTGCAGAAGCTGGCCCCGGCCGACCTGATGCGCGCGATCCTGCTGGCCCCGGTCGACCTGCTGTGGAACGGCGGCATCGGCACCTACGTCAAGGCGGAGACCGAGTCGCACGCCGACGCCGGCGACAAGGCCAACGACGCGCTGCGCGTCAACGGCCAGGACCTGCGGGTCAAGGTGGTCGGCGAGGGCGGCAACCTGGGCCTGACCCAGCTCGGCCGCATCGAGTTCGCCCGGGCCGGTGGCAAGATCAACACCGACGCGCTGGACAACTCGGCCGGGGTGGACTGCTCCGACCACGAGGTCAACATCAAGATCCTGCTCGACCACCTGGTCGCCTCGGGCACGCTGGAGACCGGCCAGCGCAACCAGCTGCTGCTGGAGATGACCGACGAGGTCGGCGAGCTGGTGCTCGCGGACAACTACCGGCAGAACGCGGTCCTCGGCGTGAGCCGGGCGCACCGGGCGCCGATGGTGTCGGTGCACGCCAGGTTGATCGCCCACCTCGAGGCCGAGGGCAAGCTCGACCGCAAGCTGGAGGCGCTGCCGAGCCCGGCCGAGTTCAAGGCGCTGGAGAAGGCGGGCAAGGGGCTCACCTCGCCCGAGCTGGCCACCGTGCTCGCGCACGTGAAGCTGGACCTCAAGGACCAGCTGCTGGCCAGCGAACTGCCGGACAACGAGGTGTTCGCGCGGCGGCTGCCCGAGTACTTCCCGAAGCCGCTGCGGGAGCGCTTCGGCGACGCGATCGCCGAGCACCCGCTGCACCGCCAGATCATCACCACGCTGCTGGTCAACGAGGTGGTCGACGGGGCGGGCCTGTCGTACGCGTTCCGCCTCGCCGAGGAGATGAACGCGACCGCGACCGACGCCGTGCGCGCCTACGCGGTGGTCACCTCGGTGTACGACCTGCCCTCGCTGTGGCGGGAGATCGACGCGCTCGACAACGTCGTGCCGTCGGAACTCGCCGACGAGATGATGCTGGAGACGCGGCGCCTGCTCGACCGGGCCGCGCGCTGGTTCCTCACCAACCGGCCGCAGCCGCTGGCCGTCGGCGCGGAGATCAACCGCTTCGGCGAGACCGTGGCCCAGCTGGCCGGCCGGGTCGGCGGGCTGCTGCGCGGCCGTGAGCTGGAGTCGGTCCGCGAGGACGTCCAGCGGCTGACCTCGCACGGCGTGCCGGAGCAGCTGGCCCGGCGGGTGGGCGTGCTGCTGCACACCTTCGGCCTGCTGGACGTCACCGAGGTCGCCGAGCTGGCCGAGCAGGAGGTCGGCATCGACGTGGAGCGCAGCCCGGACGAGACCGCCGAGCTGTACTACGCGCTGTCCGAGCACCTGAACGTGGACAAGATGCTCACCTCGATCAGCGCGCTGGAGCGGGGCAACCGCTGGCACGCGCTGGCGCGGCTGGCGCTGCGGGACGACCTGTACGCGTCGCTGCGGGCGATCACCCTGGACGCGCTGCGGCACAGCGACTCCGACGACACCGCCGACCAGAAGATCGAGCAGTGGGAACAGACCAACGCCTCGCGCCTGGCGCGGGCGCGGGTGTCGCTGGATGAGATCCAGCGTTCCGGCCGGCTCGACCTGGCGACGCTTTCGGTGGCCGCCCGGCAGATGCGGAGCACGGTCCGCTGA
- the ettA gene encoding energy-dependent translational throttle protein EttA, giving the protein MAEFIYTMKKVRKTVGDKVILDDVSTAFYPGAKIGVVGPNGAGKSTVLKIMAGLDQPSNGEAFLQPGASVGILQQEPQLNEEKTVRGNVEEGLGDIKVKLDRFNEIAELMATDYSDALMEEMGKLQEDLDHGDAWELDSQLEQAMDALRCPPPDEPVTHLSGGERRRVALCKLLLSKPDLLLLDEPTNHLDAESVLWLEQFLASYPGAVLAVTHDRYFLDNVAEWIMELDRGRVVGYEGNYSTYLEKKRERLEVQGKKDAKLAKRLKTELDWVRSNAKARQTKSRSRLDRYEEMAAEAEKTRKLDFEEIQIPPGPRLGNVVVEVNDLRKGFDDRVLIDGLSFDLPRNGIVGVIGPNGVGKTTLFKTIVGLEDADAGSVKIGETVKLSYVDQNRSGIDPKKTVWEVVSDKLDYIHVGQTEMPSRAYVSAFGFKGPDQQKPAGVLSGGERNRLNLAMTLKQGGNLILLDEPTNDLDVETLGSLENALEQFPGCAVVISHDRWFLDRVATHILAWEGTDENPAQWFWFEGNFEGYEKNKIERLGAEAARPHRVTHRKLTRD; this is encoded by the coding sequence ATGGCCGAGTTCATCTACACCATGAAAAAGGTGCGCAAGACCGTCGGGGACAAGGTCATTCTCGACGACGTCAGCACCGCCTTCTACCCCGGAGCCAAGATCGGCGTGGTGGGCCCGAACGGTGCGGGTAAGTCCACCGTTCTCAAGATCATGGCCGGACTCGACCAGCCGAGCAACGGTGAGGCCTTCCTGCAGCCGGGCGCCTCGGTGGGCATCCTCCAGCAGGAGCCGCAGCTGAACGAGGAGAAGACGGTCCGGGGGAACGTCGAGGAGGGCCTCGGCGACATCAAGGTCAAGCTCGACCGGTTCAACGAGATCGCCGAGCTGATGGCCACCGACTACAGCGACGCGCTGATGGAGGAGATGGGCAAACTCCAGGAGGACCTGGACCACGGCGACGCGTGGGAACTGGACTCCCAGCTCGAGCAGGCGATGGACGCGTTGCGCTGCCCGCCGCCGGACGAGCCGGTCACCCACCTCTCCGGTGGTGAGCGCCGCCGGGTGGCGCTGTGCAAGCTGCTGCTGTCGAAGCCGGACCTGCTGCTGCTCGACGAGCCCACGAACCACCTGGACGCGGAGAGCGTGCTGTGGCTGGAGCAGTTCCTGGCCAGCTACCCCGGTGCCGTCCTGGCCGTCACCCACGACCGGTATTTCCTGGACAACGTCGCCGAGTGGATCATGGAGCTCGACCGGGGCCGCGTCGTCGGCTACGAGGGCAACTACTCCACCTACCTCGAGAAGAAGCGCGAACGGCTCGAGGTGCAGGGCAAGAAGGACGCGAAGCTGGCCAAGCGGCTGAAGACCGAACTCGACTGGGTCCGGTCCAACGCCAAGGCGCGCCAGACCAAGTCGAGGTCCCGTCTCGACCGCTACGAGGAGATGGCGGCCGAAGCGGAGAAGACGCGGAAGCTCGACTTCGAGGAGATCCAGATCCCGCCGGGGCCCCGGCTGGGCAACGTGGTCGTCGAGGTCAACGACCTGCGCAAGGGTTTCGACGACCGGGTGCTGATCGACGGCCTGTCGTTCGACCTGCCGCGCAACGGCATCGTCGGCGTGATCGGCCCGAACGGTGTCGGCAAGACGACCCTGTTCAAGACGATCGTCGGGCTCGAGGATGCGGACGCGGGCAGCGTCAAGATCGGTGAAACGGTCAAGCTGTCCTATGTGGACCAGAACCGGTCCGGGATCGACCCGAAGAAGACGGTGTGGGAGGTGGTGTCCGACAAGCTCGACTACATCCACGTCGGGCAGACCGAAATGCCGTCGCGGGCCTACGTCAGCGCGTTCGGCTTCAAGGGGCCTGACCAGCAGAAGCCGGCCGGCGTGCTGTCCGGTGGCGAGCGCAACCGGCTGAACCTGGCGATGACCCTGAAGCAGGGCGGGAACCTGATCCTGCTGGACGAGCCGACGAACGACCTGGACGTGGAGACGCTGGGGTCGCTGGAGAACGCGCTGGAGCAGTTCCCCGGCTGCGCCGTGGTGATTTCGCACGACCGGTGGTTCCTCGACCGCGTCGCGACGCACATCCTGGCTTGGGAAGGTACCGACGAGAACCCGGCGCAGTGGTTCTGGTTCGAGGGCAACTTCGAGGGCTACGAGAAGAACAAGATCGAGCGGCTGGGCGCCGAAGCGGCTCGTCCGCACCGGGTCACCCACCGGAAGCTGACCCGCGACTGA
- a CDS encoding acyl-CoA thioesterase, with amino-acid sequence MPHRALVRPRWSDMDVYGHVNHANMVTLLEEARVPLLFGESAAAGLTELAKGIVVVRLQVDYRAPVVVGDQDVLVEMTLTDLRYSSFTIAYRVHTGPGEADKVAVTAETRLAPYDVQTERPRRLTEDERDFLRRGLGEPDA; translated from the coding sequence ATGCCACATCGCGCACTGGTCCGGCCGCGCTGGTCGGACATGGACGTCTACGGCCACGTCAACCACGCGAACATGGTCACGCTGCTCGAAGAGGCCAGGGTGCCGCTGCTGTTCGGCGAGTCGGCCGCGGCCGGGCTGACCGAACTGGCCAAGGGCATCGTGGTGGTCCGGCTGCAGGTGGACTATCGGGCACCGGTGGTGGTCGGCGACCAGGACGTGCTGGTCGAGATGACGCTGACCGACCTGCGGTACTCCTCGTTCACCATCGCCTACCGGGTGCACACCGGGCCCGGCGAGGCGGACAAGGTGGCCGTGACCGCGGAGACCAGGCTCGCGCCCTACGATGTGCAGACCGAGCGCCCGCGCCGGCTCACCGAGGACGAGCGCGATTTCCTGCGGCGTGGATTAGGGGAGCCCGATGCCTGA